The Thiovulum sp. ES genomic interval CATTTCTCCACCAAAGCCACCTTTAGACCGAGCTGAGAAGCCCTGATGGCCGCAACGTATCCCCCTGGGCCTCCCCCTATTATCACCACGTCGTACTTCATAGCGTATATTCTAAGGTTTTTCTGAAAAGGTTTTCGAAGAGTACGCAGAAGGGTTCGACAAGGTTCTGATTGCGGTTGGAAGGTTACCGAATTCGGAAAAGTTTGCAAAGCTAAACTTGAAATTGGACGAGAAGGATTTCATAAGGACGAACGACAAAATGGAGACGAACGTGAAGGGAATATACGCCATAGGGGACGTTGCCGGCCCTCCACTTTTGGCGCACAAGGCTTCAAAGGAGGGTATAGTTGCGGTAGAAAATATAGCAGGTTTGGGTTCGAGGGCGGATTGGAGGGCCATGCCAAACGTAATATACACCCATCCGGAGTTCGCAAGCGTTGGATTGACGGAGGAGAAGGCCAAGGATTT includes:
- a CDS encoding pyruvate/2-oxoglutarate dehydrogenase complex, dihydrolipoamide dehydrogenase component (PFAM: Pyridine nucleotide-disulphide oxidoreductase, dimerisation domain); this encodes MKGIYAIGDVAGPPLLAHKASKEGIVAVENIAGLGSRADWRAMPNVIYTHPEFASVGLTEEKAKD